Proteins found in one Zea mays cultivar B73 chromosome 1, Zm-B73-REFERENCE-NAM-5.0, whole genome shotgun sequence genomic segment:
- the LOC100280440 gene encoding LRR receptor-like serine/threonine-protein kinase FEI 1 isoform X2 has product MGSFLWKQPSYLFILIILHLVAHEARTLSSDGEALLAFKKAVTNSDGVFLNWREQDADPCNWKGVRCDSHSKRVIDLILAYHRLVGPIPPEIGKLNQLQTLSLQGNSLYGSLPPELGNCTKLQQLYLQGNYLSGYIPSEFGDLVELEALDLSSNTLSGSVPHSLDKLSKLTLFNVSMNFLTGAIPSSGSLVNFNETSFVGNLGLCGKQINLVCKDALQSSSNGLQSPSPDDMINKRNGKNSTRLVISAVATVGALLLVALMCFWGCFLYKNFGKKDMRGFRVELCGGSSVVMFHGDLPYSSKDILKKLETIDEENIIGAGGFGTVYKLAMDDGNVFALKRIVKTNEGLDRFFDRELEILGSVKHRYLVNLRGYCNSPSSKLLIYDYLQGGSLDEVLHEKSEQLDWDARINIILGAAKGLSYLHHDCSPRIIHRDIKSSNILLDGSFEARVSDFGLAKLLEDEESHITTIVAGTFGYLAPEYMQFGRATEKTDVYSFGVLVLEILSGKRPTDASFIEKGLNIVGWLNFLASENREREIVDLNCEGVQTETLDALLSLAKQCVSSSPEERPTMHRVVHMLESDVITPCPSDFYDSE; this is encoded by the exons ATGGGCTCTTTCCTGTGGAAACAGCCCAGCTACCTCTTCATTTTGATAATTCTCCACCTTGTTGCTCATGAGGCAAGAACGCTGAGTTCAGATG GTGAAGCACTTCTTGCCTTCAAGAAGGCAGTTACAAATTCAGATGGAGTCTTTCTAAATTGGCGTGAGCAAGATGCAGACCCCTGCAATTGGAAGGGTGTTAGATGTGATAGTCATAGCAAGAGAGTGATTGATCT GATTCTTGCATACCACAGATTAGTTGGGCCCATACCACCCGAAATTGGAAAGTTAAATCAGTTGCAAACCTT GTCACTGCAGGGGAACAGTTTGTATGGTTCACTCCCTCCTGAACTGGGGAATTGTACCAAGCTGCAACAATT GTATCTACAAGGAAACTATTTAAGTGGATACATCCCTTCAGAATTTGGCGATCTGGTGGAACTCGAGGCATT GGACTTGTCCAGTAATACATTGAGTGGATCTGTTCCACATTCTCTTGATAAGTTGTCCAAACTTACATTATT CAATGTTTCCATGAACTTCCTGACAGGAGCCATACCATCTTCTGGTTCACTTGTCAATTTCAATGAGACATC CTTTGTTGGCAACCTTGGTTTATGTGGGAAGCAGATAAACTTGGTGTGCAAAGATGCACTTCAATCATCATCAAATGGTCTGCAGTCACCTTCACCAG ATGACATGATTAATAAAAGGAATGGGAAGAATTCGACCAGACTTGTTATAAGTGCAGTGGCAACAGTGGGAGCTCTCCTATTGGTGGCTTTAATGTGTTTCTGGGGTTGCTTTCTTTACAAAAATTTTGGAAAAAAAGATATGCGTGGTTTCAGAGTGGAGCTCTGTGGAG GCTCTTCTGTCGTGATGTTCCATGGGGACCTCCCTTACTCCTCAAAAGACATCCTCAAGAAGCTAGAGACTATAGATGAAGAAAATATCATTGGAGCAGGAGGCTTCGGAACTGTTTATAAACTTGCAATGGATGATGGCAATGTCTTTGCTTTGAAAAGGATAGTGAAAACAAATGAAGGGCTAGATCGGTTCTTTGATAGAGAACTTGAGATATTGGGAAGTGTTAAACATCGCTATTTGGTCAATCTCCGTGGTTATTGCAACTCCCCTTCATCAAAACTTTTGATATATGATTATCTTCAAGGTGGAAGCCTGGATGAAGTGCTTCATG AAAAATCTGAACAGTTGGATTGGGATGCACGTATTAACATTATACTTGGAGCTGCAAAAGGCTTGTCTTACTTGCATCATGACTGTTCGCCTCGAATAATACATCGTGATATTAAGTCTAGCAACATCTTGCTTGATGGCAGTTTCGAGGCCCGTGTATCAGACTTTGGACTTGCAAAGCTTTTAGAGGATGAAGAATCACATATTACTACAATAGTTGCAGGAACATTTGGCTACCTTGCACCAG AGTATATGCAATTTGGCAGAGCCACCGAGAAGACTGATGTCTACAGTTTTGGGGTTTTGGTACTCGAAATACTCAGTGGAAAGCGGCCTACTGATGCATCCTTCATTGAGAAGGGACTAAACATTGTTGGATGG TTAAATTTTCTTGCTAGTGAGAACCGGGAGAGGGAAATTGTCGACCTGAACTGTGAAGGAGTGCAGACTGAGACCTTAGATGCCCTGCTCTCTCTTGCCAAGCAATGTGTTAGCTCCTCGCCAGAGGAGAGGCCGACAATGCACAGGGTGGTACATATGCTGGAGTCGGATGTAATTACACCGTGCCCTAGCGACTTCTATGATTCAGAGTAG
- the LOC100280440 gene encoding LRR receptor-like serine/threonine-protein kinase FEI 1 isoform X1 translates to MGSFLWKQPSYLFILIILHLVAHEARTLSSDGEALLAFKKAVTNSDGVFLNWREQDADPCNWKGVRCDSHSKRVIDLILAYHRLVGPIPPEIGKLNQLQTLSLQGNSLYGSLPPELGNCTKLQQLYLQGNYLSGYIPSEFGDLVELEALDLSSNTLSGSVPHSLDKLSKLTLFNVSMNFLTGAIPSSGSLVNFNETSFVGNLGLCGKQINLVCKDALQSSSNGLQSPSPDDMINKRNGKNSTRLVISAVATVGALLLVALMCFWGCFLYKNFGKKDMRGFRVELCGDFSGSSVVMFHGDLPYSSKDILKKLETIDEENIIGAGGFGTVYKLAMDDGNVFALKRIVKTNEGLDRFFDRELEILGSVKHRYLVNLRGYCNSPSSKLLIYDYLQGGSLDEVLHEKSEQLDWDARINIILGAAKGLSYLHHDCSPRIIHRDIKSSNILLDGSFEARVSDFGLAKLLEDEESHITTIVAGTFGYLAPEYMQFGRATEKTDVYSFGVLVLEILSGKRPTDASFIEKGLNIVGWLNFLASENREREIVDLNCEGVQTETLDALLSLAKQCVSSSPEERPTMHRVVHMLESDVITPCPSDFYDSE, encoded by the exons ATGGGCTCTTTCCTGTGGAAACAGCCCAGCTACCTCTTCATTTTGATAATTCTCCACCTTGTTGCTCATGAGGCAAGAACGCTGAGTTCAGATG GTGAAGCACTTCTTGCCTTCAAGAAGGCAGTTACAAATTCAGATGGAGTCTTTCTAAATTGGCGTGAGCAAGATGCAGACCCCTGCAATTGGAAGGGTGTTAGATGTGATAGTCATAGCAAGAGAGTGATTGATCT GATTCTTGCATACCACAGATTAGTTGGGCCCATACCACCCGAAATTGGAAAGTTAAATCAGTTGCAAACCTT GTCACTGCAGGGGAACAGTTTGTATGGTTCACTCCCTCCTGAACTGGGGAATTGTACCAAGCTGCAACAATT GTATCTACAAGGAAACTATTTAAGTGGATACATCCCTTCAGAATTTGGCGATCTGGTGGAACTCGAGGCATT GGACTTGTCCAGTAATACATTGAGTGGATCTGTTCCACATTCTCTTGATAAGTTGTCCAAACTTACATTATT CAATGTTTCCATGAACTTCCTGACAGGAGCCATACCATCTTCTGGTTCACTTGTCAATTTCAATGAGACATC CTTTGTTGGCAACCTTGGTTTATGTGGGAAGCAGATAAACTTGGTGTGCAAAGATGCACTTCAATCATCATCAAATGGTCTGCAGTCACCTTCACCAG ATGACATGATTAATAAAAGGAATGGGAAGAATTCGACCAGACTTGTTATAAGTGCAGTGGCAACAGTGGGAGCTCTCCTATTGGTGGCTTTAATGTGTTTCTGGGGTTGCTTTCTTTACAAAAATTTTGGAAAAAAAGATATGCGTGGTTTCAGAGTGGAGCTCTGTGGAG ATTTTTCAGGCTCTTCTGTCGTGATGTTCCATGGGGACCTCCCTTACTCCTCAAAAGACATCCTCAAGAAGCTAGAGACTATAGATGAAGAAAATATCATTGGAGCAGGAGGCTTCGGAACTGTTTATAAACTTGCAATGGATGATGGCAATGTCTTTGCTTTGAAAAGGATAGTGAAAACAAATGAAGGGCTAGATCGGTTCTTTGATAGAGAACTTGAGATATTGGGAAGTGTTAAACATCGCTATTTGGTCAATCTCCGTGGTTATTGCAACTCCCCTTCATCAAAACTTTTGATATATGATTATCTTCAAGGTGGAAGCCTGGATGAAGTGCTTCATG AAAAATCTGAACAGTTGGATTGGGATGCACGTATTAACATTATACTTGGAGCTGCAAAAGGCTTGTCTTACTTGCATCATGACTGTTCGCCTCGAATAATACATCGTGATATTAAGTCTAGCAACATCTTGCTTGATGGCAGTTTCGAGGCCCGTGTATCAGACTTTGGACTTGCAAAGCTTTTAGAGGATGAAGAATCACATATTACTACAATAGTTGCAGGAACATTTGGCTACCTTGCACCAG AGTATATGCAATTTGGCAGAGCCACCGAGAAGACTGATGTCTACAGTTTTGGGGTTTTGGTACTCGAAATACTCAGTGGAAAGCGGCCTACTGATGCATCCTTCATTGAGAAGGGACTAAACATTGTTGGATGG TTAAATTTTCTTGCTAGTGAGAACCGGGAGAGGGAAATTGTCGACCTGAACTGTGAAGGAGTGCAGACTGAGACCTTAGATGCCCTGCTCTCTCTTGCCAAGCAATGTGTTAGCTCCTCGCCAGAGGAGAGGCCGACAATGCACAGGGTGGTACATATGCTGGAGTCGGATGTAATTACACCGTGCCCTAGCGACTTCTATGATTCAGAGTAG
- the LOC100280440 gene encoding LRR receptor-like serine/threonine-protein kinase FEI 1 precursor (The RefSeq protein has 2 substitutions compared to this genomic sequence) has product MGSFLWKQPSYLFILIILHLVAHEARTLSSDGEALLAFKKAVTNSDGVFLNWREQDADPCNWKGVRCDSHSKRVIDLILAYHRLVGPIPPEIGKLNQLQTLSLQGNSLYGSLPPELGNCTKLQQLYLQGNYLSGYIPSEFGDLVELEALDLSSNTLSGSVPHSLDKLSKLTSFNVSMNFLTGAIPSSGSLVNFNETSFVGNLGLCGKQINLVCKDALQSPSNGLQSPSPDDMINKRNGKNSTRLVISAVATVGALLLVALMCFWGCFLYKNFGKKDMRGFRVELCGGSSVVMFHGDLPYSSKDILKKLETIDEENIIGAGGFGTVYKLAMDDGNVFALKRIVKTNEGLDRFFDRELEILGSVKHRYLVNLRGYCNSPSSKLLIYDYLQGGSLDEVLHEKSEQLDWDARINIILGAAKGLSYLHHDCSPRIIHRDIKSSNILLDGSFEARVSDFGLAKLLEDEESHITTIVAGTFGYLAPEYMQFGRATEKTDVYSFGVLVLEILSGKRPTDASFIEKGLNIVGWLNFLASENREREIVDLNCEGVQTETLDALLSLAKQCVSSSPEERPTMHRVVHMLESDVITPCPSDFYDSE; this is encoded by the exons ATGGGCTCTTTCCTGTGGAAACAGCCCAGCTACCTCTTCATTTTGATAATTCTCCACCTTGTTGCTCATGAGGCAAGAACGCTGAGTTCAGATG GTGAAGCACTTCTTGCCTTCAAGAAGGCAGTTACAAATTCAGATGGAGTCTTTCTAAATTGGCGTGAGCAAGATGCAGACCCCTGCAATTGGAAGGGTGTTAGATGTGATAGTCATAGCAAGAGAGTGATTGATCT GATTCTTGCATACCACAGATTAGTTGGGCCCATACCACCCGAAATTGGAAAGTTAAATCAGTTGCAAACCTT GTCACTGCAGGGGAACAGTTTGTATGGTTCACTCCCTCCTGAACTGGGGAATTGTACCAAGCTGCAACAATT GTATCTACAAGGAAACTATTTAAGTGGATACATCCCTTCAGAATTTGGCGATCTGGTGGAACTCGAGGCATT GGACTTGTCCAGTAATACATTGAGTGGATCTGTTCCACATTCTCTTGATAAGTTGTCCAAACTTACATTATT CAATGTTTCCATGAACTTCCTGACAGGAGCCATACCATCTTCTGGTTCACTTGTCAATTTCAATGAGACATC CTTTGTTGGCAACCTTGGTTTATGTGGGAAGCAGATAAACTTGGTGTGCAAAGATGCACTTCAATCATCATCAAATGGTCTGCAGTCACCTTCACCAG ATGACATGATTAATAAAAGGAATGGGAAGAATTCGACCAGACTTGTTATAAGTGCAGTGGCAACAGTGGGAGCTCTCCTATTGGTGGCTTTAATGTGTTTCTGGGGTTGCTTTCTTTACAAAAATTTTGGAAAAAAAGATATGCGTGGTTTCAGAGTGGAGCTCTGTGGAG GCTCTTCTGTCGTGATGTTCCATGGGGACCTCCCTTACTCCTCAAAAGACATCCTCAAGAAGCTAGAGACTATAGATGAAGAAAATATCATTGGAGCAGGAGGCTTCGGAACTGTTTATAAACTTGCAATGGATGATGGCAATGTCTTTGCTTTGAAAAGGATAGTGAAAACAAATGAAGGGCTAGATCGGTTCTTTGATAGAGAACTTGAGATATTGGGAAGTGTTAAACATCGCTATTTGGTCAATCTCCGTGGTTATTGCAACTCCCCTTCATCAAAACTTTTGATATATGATTATCTTCAAGGTGGAAGCCTGGATGAAGTGCTTCATG AAAAATCTGAACAGTTGGATTGGGATGCACGTATTAACATTATACTTGGAGCTGCAAAAGGCTTGTCTTACTTGCATCATGACTGTTCGCCTCGAATAATACATCGTGATATTAAGTCTAGCAACATCTTGCTTGATGGCAGTTTCGAGGCCCGTGTATCAGACTTTGGACTTGCAAAGCTTTTAGAGGATGAAGAATCACATATTACTACAATAGTTGCAGGAACATTTGGCTACCTTGCACCAG AGTATATGCAATTTGGCAGAGCCACCGAGAAGACTGATGTCTACAGTTTTGGGGTTTTGGTACTCGAAATACTCAGTGGAAAGCGGCCTACTGATGCATCCTTCATTGAGAAGGGACTAAACATTGTTGGATGG TTAAATTTTCTTGCTAGTGAGAACCGGGAGAGGGAAATTGTCGACCTGAACTGTGAAGGAGTGCAGACTGAGACCTTAGATGCCCTGCTCTCTCTTGCCAAGCAATGTGTTAGCTCCTCGCCAGAGGAGAGGCCGACAATGCACAGGGTGGTACATATGCTGGAGTCGGATGTAATTACACCGTGCCCTAGCGACTTCTATGATTCAGAGTAG